Proteins encoded together in one Mycobacterium simiae window:
- a CDS encoding family 1 encapsulin nanocompartment shell protein, with amino-acid sequence MKNNLYRELAPITDAAWAEIELEATRTFKRHIAGRRVVDVSEPGGPTTAAISTGRLVDVEAPTNGVVAHLRAANPLVRLRVPFTLSRTEIDNVERGAQDSDWDPVKAAAKKLAFVEDRAIFEGYPAAQIEGIRSASSNKPLTLPADPREIPDVITQAISELRLAGVDGPYSVLLSADVYTKVSETTEHGYPILEHIDRLVPGDIIWAPAIDGAFVLTTRGGDFDLQLGTDVSIGYTAHDADSVQLYLQETMTFLCYTAEASVPLGAPE; translated from the coding sequence ATGAAGAACAACCTCTACCGCGAACTGGCTCCGATCACCGACGCGGCGTGGGCCGAAATCGAATTGGAGGCCACCCGGACGTTCAAACGCCACATCGCCGGGCGCCGCGTGGTCGACGTCAGCGAGCCCGGCGGCCCAACGACCGCGGCGATCAGCACCGGCCGGCTGGTCGATGTCGAGGCGCCGACCAATGGTGTGGTCGCCCATCTACGTGCCGCCAATCCCCTCGTGCGGCTGCGCGTTCCGTTCACGTTGTCCCGCACGGAGATCGACAACGTGGAACGGGGTGCGCAGGATTCCGACTGGGATCCGGTCAAAGCGGCTGCCAAGAAATTGGCGTTCGTCGAGGACCGTGCCATCTTCGAGGGGTACCCGGCCGCGCAGATCGAGGGCATCCGATCAGCCAGTTCCAACAAGCCGCTGACGTTGCCCGCCGACCCACGCGAAATACCCGACGTCATCACCCAGGCGATCTCGGAGCTGCGGCTAGCCGGCGTCGACGGCCCTTACTCGGTGCTGTTGTCCGCGGACGTGTACACGAAGGTCAGCGAGACCACCGAACATGGATATCCGATCCTTGAACACATCGACCGGCTGGTCCCCGGTGACATCATCTGGGCACCCGCCATCGACGGCGCCTTCGTATTGACCACGCGCGGCGGCGACTTCGATTTGCAGCTGGGCACCGATGTCTCGATCGGCTACACCGCCCACGACGCGGACTCCGTTCAGCTCTACCTGCAGGAAACCATGACCTTCTTGTGCTACACCGCCGAGGCGTCGGTACCGCTGGGGGCTCCGGAATAA
- a CDS encoding Dyp-type peroxidase, producing the protein MPSIQPQPILAPLTPAAIFLVVTIDDGGEATVHDALPDLSGLVRAIGFRDPSKRLSVIASIGSDAWDRLFTGPRPAELHRFPELNGPRHFAPATPGDLIFHIRAETMDVCFELAGRILKLMAGAVTVVDEVHGFRFFDNRDLLGFVDGTENPDGAIALSASAVGDEDPDFAGSCYVHIQKYVHDMAAWESLSVDEQEMVIGRTKLEDIELDDDVKPANSHIALNVIEDDNGTELKIIRHNMPFGEVGKGEYGTYFIGYSRTPEVTEQMLRNMFLGDPPGNTDRILDFSTAVTGGLFFSPTVDFLNDPPPLPSSLDTPATPPADLASTDGSLAIGSLKGPN; encoded by the coding sequence GTGCCGTCGATTCAGCCGCAGCCCATCCTCGCGCCGTTGACGCCCGCCGCGATCTTTCTGGTGGTCACCATCGACGATGGCGGCGAGGCGACGGTGCACGACGCGCTGCCGGACCTGTCTGGGTTGGTGCGCGCCATCGGCTTCCGTGACCCGTCCAAGCGGCTATCGGTGATCGCCTCGATCGGTTCGGATGCCTGGGATCGGCTGTTCACCGGTCCGCGCCCCGCCGAGCTCCATCGGTTTCCTGAACTGAATGGCCCTCGGCACTTTGCGCCGGCCACTCCGGGCGATCTGATCTTCCACATTCGCGCCGAGACGATGGACGTCTGCTTCGAACTCGCCGGCCGCATCCTCAAGTTGATGGCCGGGGCCGTGACGGTGGTCGACGAGGTACACGGGTTCCGGTTCTTCGACAACCGCGATCTGCTGGGCTTCGTCGACGGCACCGAAAACCCTGATGGCGCAATCGCTCTCAGCGCGAGTGCCGTCGGTGACGAGGATCCCGACTTCGCCGGGTCGTGTTACGTGCACATTCAGAAGTACGTGCACGACATGGCGGCGTGGGAGTCGCTGTCCGTCGACGAACAAGAAATGGTGATCGGCCGGACCAAGCTCGAAGACATCGAACTTGACGATGACGTCAAACCGGCGAACTCGCACATTGCGCTGAATGTCATTGAAGACGACAACGGCACTGAGCTGAAGATCATCCGGCACAATATGCCGTTCGGCGAGGTCGGCAAGGGCGAGTACGGTACCTACTTCATCGGATACTCACGCACACCCGAAGTGACGGAACAGATGCTGCGCAACATGTTTCTCGGTGACCCGCCGGGCAACACCGACCGCATCTTGGATTTCTCCACCGCCGTCACCGGTGGTTTGTTCTTCTCCCCCACCGTTGACTTCCTCAATGATCCGCCACCGCTGCCCAGCTCTCTCGATACCCCGGCTACACCGCCCGCTGACCTCGCTTCAACCGACGGCTCGCTTGCGATCGGCAGTCTGAAAGGACCGAACTGA
- a CDS encoding M18 family aminopeptidase, whose product MSASAAGLCEFIDGSPSPFHACETVAGRLLAAGYAELPEGDTWPERPGRFFTVRAGSLVAWNTTGPDGPFRIVGAHTDSPNLRVKQHPDRLVAGWRVVALEPYGGAWLNSWLDRDLGVSGRLSVRTGSGLDHRLVRIDEPLLRVPQLAIHLAEDRKSLTLDPQRHVNAVWGVGAEPRSFVDHVAERAGVVPADVLAADLMTHDLTPSTVIGSSDNGTASLLSAPRLDNLASCYAGTEALLNVVPHGFVPVLVLFDHEEVGSSSDHGAQSNLLSTVLERIVLMGGGTREDFLRRLPASLLASADMAHATHPNYPERHEPSHLIAINGGPVLKVHPNLRYATDSRTAAAFALACDQAGVMLQRYEHRADLPCGSTIGPLVSARTGIPTVDVGAAQLAMHSARELMGAHDVASYSAALQAFLSPQ is encoded by the coding sequence ATGTCGGCCAGCGCCGCAGGCCTCTGCGAATTCATCGACGGTTCCCCATCGCCCTTCCATGCCTGCGAAACGGTCGCCGGTCGTCTGCTCGCCGCTGGTTATGCCGAACTACCCGAGGGCGATACCTGGCCCGAGCGGCCGGGACGCTTCTTCACCGTTCGTGCCGGTTCGCTGGTGGCCTGGAACACCACTGGCCCGGACGGCCCGTTCCGGATCGTCGGCGCACACACCGACAGTCCCAACCTGCGCGTCAAGCAGCACCCTGATCGGTTGGTCGCCGGCTGGCGGGTGGTCGCCCTGGAGCCCTACGGCGGAGCTTGGCTCAACTCTTGGCTGGATCGCGATCTGGGCGTCTCCGGACGGTTGTCGGTGCGCACCGGCTCCGGGTTGGACCATCGGCTGGTACGGATCGACGAGCCGCTGCTGCGCGTCCCGCAGCTGGCCATCCATCTCGCCGAAGACCGCAAGTCCCTGACCCTGGACCCGCAGCGACACGTCAATGCGGTCTGGGGTGTGGGGGCCGAACCGCGGTCGTTCGTGGATCATGTCGCCGAGCGGGCCGGCGTGGTCCCGGCCGACGTGCTGGCCGCCGACTTGATGACACACGACCTGACCCCGTCGACCGTGATCGGCTCGTCGGACAACGGGACGGCAAGCCTGCTCAGCGCACCCCGGTTGGACAACCTCGCCAGTTGCTATGCGGGAACCGAGGCCTTACTGAACGTCGTGCCGCACGGCTTCGTTCCGGTGCTGGTGCTCTTCGATCACGAGGAGGTCGGTTCGTCGTCAGACCACGGCGCGCAGTCCAACCTGCTGAGCACCGTGCTGGAACGCATCGTGCTGATGGGTGGCGGCACCCGGGAGGACTTCCTGCGACGGCTGCCCGCATCGCTGCTCGCCTCGGCGGACATGGCGCACGCCACCCATCCCAACTACCCCGAGCGCCACGAGCCCAGCCACCTGATCGCGATCAACGGCGGACCCGTGCTCAAGGTGCACCCGAATTTGCGGTATGCCACCGACAGCCGTACGGCCGCGGCGTTCGCGTTGGCCTGCGATCAGGCGGGGGTGATGCTGCAGCGTTACGAGCATCGCGCCGACCTACCGTGCGGTTCGACCATCGGGCCGCTGGTGTCGGCGCGCACCGGAATCCCGACCGTCGACGTCGGTGCCGCGCAGCTGGCGATGCACTCCGCACGCGAATTGATGGGTGCCCACGACGTCGCTTCCTATTCCGCTGCGCTGCAGGCGTTTTTGTCACCGCAATAG